One window from the genome of Kaistella carnis encodes:
- a CDS encoding HipA family kinase: protein MDQDLSLRTVTVMRYILPLREGGSLPALAEADDDFKYVLKFRGAGHGVKMLISELLGGLIAKVLELPIPELVFANLDVDFGRTEADEEIQDLLKFSEGLNLGLHFLSGAIAYDPSVKVDPLLASKIVWLDGYITNIDRTFKNTNLLMWKKELWLIDNGASLYFHHSWMNFDKHALSPFSYIKDHVLLSQATMLHEADQFAKTVLNDEILKKIVEMIPLEWLNWNDTDDSPEQIKEVYFNFLKTRRDHSVNFVKEAQNARG from the coding sequence ATGGATCAAGATTTATCACTTCGAACAGTTACGGTCATGCGGTATATTCTGCCCTTAAGAGAAGGCGGTTCTTTGCCTGCGCTTGCAGAAGCCGACGATGATTTTAAATATGTTTTAAAATTTCGAGGCGCAGGTCACGGTGTGAAAATGTTGATTTCAGAACTTTTAGGTGGACTGATCGCAAAGGTTTTAGAATTGCCAATTCCGGAGTTGGTTTTCGCTAATCTGGATGTCGATTTCGGCAGAACAGAAGCTGATGAAGAAATTCAGGATCTACTGAAGTTTTCTGAAGGTCTTAATTTAGGACTCCACTTTTTATCCGGTGCAATTGCGTACGATCCCTCTGTTAAAGTTGATCCACTTTTGGCTTCAAAAATTGTTTGGTTAGATGGTTATATTACCAATATCGACCGTACTTTTAAGAACACCAATCTTCTCATGTGGAAGAAGGAATTGTGGCTCATTGACAATGGTGCATCTTTATATTTCCACCATTCCTGGATGAATTTTGATAAACATGCTTTAAGTCCATTTTCTTATATAAAAGACCACGTTTTGCTTTCCCAAGCCACAATGCTCCACGAAGCAGATCAGTTTGCAAAAACCGTTCTGAATGATGAAATTCTAAAAAAAATAGTTGAAATGATTCCGTTGGAATGGCTTAACTGGAACGATACCGACGATTCTCCGGAGCAAATTAAAGAGGTGTATTTCAATTTCCTGAAAACACGCCGCGATCATTCTGTTAACTTTGTAAAAGAAGCTCAAAATGCAAGAGGATAA
- a CDS encoding DUF3037 domain-containing protein, with translation MQEDKIYEYAVIRLVPKVEREEFFNIGLIMFSKREKYIRFEFHLCNEKFQSMKSKLDYEDIAQNLENFKNVANGQKEGGPIAVLEIPERFRWLTAVRSSVIQTSRPHPGKTKDLDATFDRLFDELVK, from the coding sequence ATGCAAGAGGATAAAATTTACGAATACGCGGTGATTCGCCTTGTTCCAAAGGTCGAAAGAGAAGAATTCTTCAATATCGGACTTATTATGTTTTCGAAAAGGGAAAAATATATCCGTTTTGAGTTTCATCTTTGTAACGAAAAATTTCAGTCTATGAAAAGCAAACTCGATTACGAAGATATCGCTCAAAATCTGGAGAATTTTAAAAATGTAGCAAATGGCCAGAAAGAAGGCGGACCGATTGCTGTGCTGGAAATTCCGGAACGGTTTCGTTGGTTAACGGCAGTTCGAAGTTCTGTAATTCAAACATCGCGACCCCATCCTGGGAAAACAAAAGATCTGGATGCAACTTTTGACCGGTTGTTTGATGAGTTGGTGAAATAA
- the secG gene encoding preprotein translocase subunit SecG: protein MSTIFTLFMILIMILSILLIIIVMAQNPKGGGLSGTFGGTSSAQFGVQRTNDFMEKATWSLGIMIVVLILLSVILTAKPTQSFQQAPVKKEGAAPQTAPGTNNAAKLPAQSEPAPAGK from the coding sequence ATGAGCACAATATTTACATTATTCATGATTCTCATCATGATTTTAAGTATCTTACTTATCATTATCGTTATGGCGCAGAACCCAAAAGGAGGCGGTCTTTCCGGTACTTTTGGAGGAACATCTTCCGCACAGTTTGGCGTACAGCGTACCAATGATTTCATGGAAAAAGCAACATGGTCTTTGGGGATTATGATTGTTGTTTTAATTTTGTTGAGCGTTATTTTAACGGCAAAACCAACTCAAAGTTTCCAGCAGGCTCCTGTTAAAAAAGAAGGTGCAGCTCCACAAACGGCTCCCGGAACAAATAATGCAGCGAAGCTTCCAGCTCAGTCTGAACCAGCTCCGGCAGGAAAATAA
- a CDS encoding YihY/virulence factor BrkB family protein, with protein sequence MGIKTPQFIIKIKDFLDKIHIPFLGISLWKMFEVYGQGVFKMQIGRSAASISWSFFLSLFPFVLFLLSLLPYLPHYDKLQFYIFEVLMYNIFPSHIQKDVTGYIQTFIIPNMKNISTMTIAFAMIVAINGTHSLINGFNINTNLRRGVIKEYLVAFVITIAFIFLIIASLLGIYYSEVVLKLFTPEINISWLVDNMSKIIGFISFPIFYFILLALFYWVGCLKITTFKQAIPGAILTTILFVLVTYFFAIYVRNFARYNVLYGSIGTIILVMVWVNINIILILLGNELNIAIKKVRVEKMIADEMTASNLEFGNEHDSSNDDRNEDHHIKYEE encoded by the coding sequence ATGGGTATTAAAACTCCTCAATTCATCATCAAAATAAAAGATTTTCTGGATAAGATTCATATTCCTTTTTTAGGAATTTCTCTTTGGAAAATGTTTGAAGTTTATGGACAAGGCGTTTTCAAAATGCAGATTGGCCGCAGCGCAGCCAGCATTTCCTGGAGTTTTTTCCTAAGTCTTTTCCCTTTTGTTCTGTTCCTCTTATCGCTTCTTCCGTACCTGCCACATTACGATAAACTGCAGTTTTACATCTTCGAGGTGCTCATGTACAATATTTTCCCGTCTCATATACAAAAAGATGTTACCGGATATATTCAGACTTTTATTATTCCGAATATGAAGAATATCAGCACCATGACTATTGCTTTTGCCATGATTGTTGCCATCAACGGAACACACTCTTTAATTAACGGCTTTAATATTAATACGAATCTCCGACGCGGTGTTATAAAAGAATATCTGGTCGCCTTCGTCATTACGATTGCATTTATCTTCCTAATTATCGCTTCTTTATTGGGTATTTATTATAGTGAGGTGGTTTTGAAACTTTTTACCCCCGAAATTAATATTTCCTGGCTCGTCGATAATATGTCGAAGATCATTGGTTTTATTTCTTTTCCTATCTTCTATTTTATATTATTGGCGCTGTTCTATTGGGTTGGATGTTTAAAAATCACCACCTTTAAACAAGCCATTCCCGGGGCAATTCTGACCACAATTTTATTCGTTCTCGTCACTTACTTCTTTGCGATTTATGTGCGTAATTTTGCGCGGTATAATGTTCTTTACGGGTCCATTGGCACCATAATTCTGGTTATGGTTTGGGTTAATATTAATATCATTCTCATCCTGTTAGGAAATGAATTGAATATAGCCATCAAGAAAGTTCGCGTGGAGAAAATGATCGCCGATGAAATGACCGCAAGTAACTTAGAATTTGGGAACGAACATGATTCTTCTAATGATGACCGCAATGAAGATCATCACATTAAATATGAAGAATAA
- the recR gene encoding recombination mediator RecR yields MDYPSKVLAKAVEEISGLPGIGKKSALRLALHLLKQPASQATALGDSLKKLVTDIQYCKECHNFSDSEICEICSNPKRSNELLCVVEDVRDVMAIENTGKFRGKYLVLGGKISPMEGIGPNKLNISSIEKKLENGITTELIFALSATMEGDTTAYYIYKKFKNSSVRFSTIARGISVGDELEYADEISLGRSIQNRLPYNEQD; encoded by the coding sequence ATGGATTATCCGAGCAAAGTTTTAGCGAAAGCAGTAGAGGAAATTTCCGGTTTACCCGGAATAGGAAAAAAGTCAGCTTTGCGTTTGGCTTTACATCTTCTGAAACAGCCTGCGAGTCAAGCGACTGCTTTGGGCGATTCTCTGAAGAAATTGGTGACCGATATTCAATACTGCAAAGAATGTCACAATTTCTCTGATTCTGAAATTTGTGAGATCTGTTCAAATCCCAAAAGATCTAATGAACTGCTTTGCGTTGTAGAAGATGTTCGCGATGTGATGGCCATCGAAAATACCGGAAAATTTCGCGGGAAATATCTCGTTCTGGGCGGTAAAATATCTCCCATGGAAGGAATTGGTCCAAACAAACTCAATATTTCCTCGATAGAAAAAAAGTTGGAAAACGGCATAACTACAGAGTTGATTTTCGCTTTGAGTGCCACAATGGAAGGAGATACGACCGCCTATTATATCTATAAAAAATTCAAAAATTCCTCCGTTCGGTTTTCTACGATCGCCCGTGGAATTTCGGTAGGTGATGAATTGGAATATGCCGACGAGATCTCTTTGGGAAGATCGATACAGAATAGATTGCCTTATAATGAACAAGATTAA
- a CDS encoding LURP-one-related/scramblase family protein: MVLKNLNYPLDFKFKITTLSSDFNITDKNGNYVAYVRQKMFKLKEDVIVFNDESKSEELFRIKADRWLDFNASYAINDLVNEKSYGRLARKGMRSFWKSHYEILDEKDELKFLISEDNAWVKIFDGMVSEIPIVGMFTGYFLNPSYTVKDPKGNEYFKLRKMPSLVGRRFQLDRLKDIDDEDESLVVLSFLMMVLLERTRG; this comes from the coding sequence ATGGTCCTGAAAAATTTAAACTATCCCCTTGATTTTAAATTTAAAATTACAACGCTCTCGAGCGACTTTAATATCACCGATAAAAACGGAAATTATGTGGCGTATGTGCGTCAGAAAATGTTTAAATTAAAAGAAGATGTCATCGTTTTTAATGATGAGTCAAAATCTGAGGAACTTTTTAGAATTAAAGCAGATCGGTGGCTGGATTTTAATGCGAGCTACGCCATAAACGATTTGGTAAATGAAAAAAGTTATGGCCGACTTGCCCGCAAAGGAATGCGGTCTTTCTGGAAATCACACTACGAAATCCTGGATGAAAAAGATGAACTTAAATTCCTCATCAGCGAAGATAACGCCTGGGTGAAAATATTTGATGGTATGGTAAGCGAAATACCAATAGTTGGGATGTTCACCGGATATTTTCTAAATCCATCTTACACCGTGAAAGATCCAAAGGGAAATGAATATTTCAAATTGAGGAAAATGCCCTCTTTGGTCGGAAGAAGATTTCAACTGGATCGCCTAAAAGATATTGATGATGAAGATGAATCCCTGGTTGTTTTGTCATTTTTAATGATGGTATTGCTCGAAAGAACTCGCGGTTAG
- a CDS encoding ATP-dependent helicase, with protein MEYLKGLNEPQYEAVTTLEGPLMVLAGAGSGKTRVLTMRIAHLIINLVDPFNILALTFTNKAAKEMKERIAKVVGQSEARSLWMGTFHSVFARILRSEAHYLGYPSNFTIYDSQDSLNVIRKVIKELNIDGDLYKPKKVQARISSYKNNLITVKAYFNNPELLEADERANMKHIGAIYQKYVDVCFRNGAMDFDDLLLRTNELLTRFPEVLAKYQDRFRYILVDEYQDTNHSQYLIVKALASKFENICVVGDDAQSIYSFRGANIYNILNFKKDYPEAVTVSLEQNYRSTQNIVNAANVVISKNVQQFKKNVFSDNEEGEKIKVYRALSDADEANFVASNIWEQHNSLQRKFTDFAILYRTNSQTRAFEDALRRKNIPYRVFGGLSFYQRKEVKDLVGYLRLLINESDSEALSRIINYPARGIGETTQNKLIVFADSQNITVSQVLDNLGFYAPNLGLNNGILTKLSDFWSMIKAFQVMLKTENAYNVAMEVAKRTGMIKFLKDDQTPEGISRVENVQELMNSMQGFIEEQQQLDDGDPSLANFLENIALSADTQTDKNDDTDKVSLMTIHLSKGLEFPVVHVVGLEENLFPSFMSSSTREELEEERRLFYVALTRAEKEAYFTYAISRFQWGKITDAEPSRFLSEVDSQYLEFINPATESRFVNHSGLKSNIFDDEPAEPRFFKKKDPKKTIQRDEPLPIPQNLKPVATARIINPSGNSSQDIEVGDRVRHDRFGVGEVIFLDGTDPQNIKAKVKFQHEGEKNLILKFAKLTKI; from the coding sequence ATGGAGTATTTAAAAGGATTGAATGAACCGCAATATGAAGCTGTAACTACCCTGGAAGGACCACTGATGGTTCTTGCCGGTGCCGGTTCCGGTAAAACTCGTGTGCTCACAATGCGTATCGCACATTTGATTATCAATTTGGTGGATCCTTTTAATATTCTGGCTTTGACCTTTACCAATAAAGCCGCCAAAGAAATGAAAGAGCGTATTGCAAAAGTCGTCGGACAAAGTGAAGCCCGATCTCTTTGGATGGGAACATTTCACTCCGTTTTTGCGCGAATTCTACGTTCTGAAGCGCATTATCTCGGGTATCCGTCCAATTTCACAATTTACGATTCTCAGGATTCTTTAAATGTCATTAGAAAGGTCATTAAAGAACTGAATATCGACGGGGATTTGTACAAACCCAAAAAAGTTCAGGCCCGAATTTCTTCCTATAAAAATAATCTGATCACGGTAAAAGCCTATTTCAATAATCCCGAACTGCTTGAAGCGGATGAGCGTGCCAATATGAAACATATCGGAGCGATTTATCAGAAATATGTGGATGTCTGTTTCCGAAACGGTGCTATGGATTTTGATGATTTGCTTTTAAGAACCAATGAATTATTAACGAGATTCCCGGAAGTTCTTGCAAAGTATCAGGATCGCTTCCGTTATATTTTGGTTGATGAGTATCAGGATACGAATCACTCACAGTATTTAATTGTAAAAGCCCTGGCTTCAAAATTTGAAAATATCTGTGTAGTAGGAGATGATGCGCAATCTATTTACTCTTTCCGGGGTGCAAATATTTACAATATTTTAAATTTCAAAAAAGATTATCCGGAGGCGGTGACGGTCTCTTTGGAACAGAATTATCGGTCTACTCAAAATATCGTGAATGCCGCAAATGTTGTCATTTCAAAAAACGTGCAACAGTTTAAGAAAAATGTCTTCAGTGATAATGAAGAAGGGGAGAAGATTAAAGTTTACCGCGCTTTATCTGATGCCGACGAAGCCAATTTTGTCGCGTCTAATATTTGGGAACAGCATAATTCATTACAGAGAAAATTTACGGATTTTGCCATTTTATACCGAACAAATTCTCAAACACGGGCCTTTGAGGATGCTTTAAGAAGAAAGAATATTCCTTATCGTGTCTTTGGTGGCTTATCCTTTTACCAAAGAAAGGAAGTAAAAGATCTTGTGGGTTATCTTCGTCTTTTAATTAATGAAAGTGATTCTGAAGCTTTATCAAGAATTATCAATTATCCGGCAAGAGGTATTGGAGAAACCACCCAAAATAAACTAATTGTTTTTGCGGACAGTCAAAATATTACAGTGAGTCAGGTTCTGGATAATCTGGGCTTTTATGCACCAAATTTGGGTTTAAATAACGGAATTCTAACGAAGCTTTCCGATTTTTGGTCCATGATCAAAGCTTTTCAGGTCATGCTAAAAACTGAAAATGCGTACAATGTAGCGATGGAAGTTGCGAAACGAACCGGCATGATTAAATTTCTGAAAGATGATCAGACCCCGGAAGGAATTTCACGGGTTGAAAACGTACAGGAATTGATGAACTCCATGCAAGGTTTTATAGAGGAACAGCAACAGCTGGATGATGGCGATCCGTCTTTGGCCAACTTCCTGGAGAATATTGCGCTTTCGGCTGATACGCAAACTGATAAAAATGATGATACCGATAAAGTTTCATTAATGACCATTCACCTTTCAAAAGGACTCGAATTTCCTGTAGTTCATGTTGTTGGTCTGGAAGAAAATTTATTCCCGAGCTTTATGAGTTCATCTACGCGGGAGGAATTAGAGGAAGAACGCCGTTTGTTCTATGTGGCTTTAACCCGCGCGGAAAAAGAAGCATATTTTACGTATGCTATTTCGCGTTTTCAGTGGGGGAAAATCACGGATGCAGAACCTTCTAGGTTTTTAAGTGAGGTCGATTCCCAATATTTAGAATTCATCAATCCGGCTACAGAAAGCCGTTTCGTAAATCACTCCGGTTTAAAATCAAATATATTTGATGATGAACCTGCTGAACCAAGATTCTTTAAAAAGAAAGATCCGAAGAAAACCATTCAAAGAGATGAGCCGCTTCCTATCCCGCAAAATTTAAAACCTGTTGCTACTGCGAGAATTATTAATCCAAGTGGAAATTCGTCTCAGGATATCGAAGTGGGAGATCGCGTGCGTCATGACCGTTTCGGCGTTGGAGAAGTCATATTCCTGGACGGAACTGATCCGCAGAACATCAAAGCGAAGGTGAAATTTCAGCATGAAGGTGAAAAGAATTTGATCCTGAAGTTTGCGAAACTGACCAAGATTTAA
- a CDS encoding glycosyltransferase family 2 protein — protein sequence MISVIIPVYNSENSIEKALISIKNQTWKGDFEIIMVNDGSTDESRSIIENYINKNPDQNIALINQENGGVSKARNAAMKTATGDYIALLDSDDEWYPKKTERQISVFESGDLEVDFLGSRRKNHEILYPYKADKNKLALISFRRLMFRNETQPSTVIFKRKILENTGYFDGEQKYAEDLNYWLKISENNKMYILDEELVLAGDGKRTFGVAGLSANLKEMEKGFQKNLREMLLSKRITGLEYSLYFIFYKLKYMVRISRNIYLKLQGK from the coding sequence GTGATTTCTGTAATTATTCCAGTTTACAATTCCGAAAACAGTATTGAAAAAGCCTTAATTTCAATAAAAAATCAAACCTGGAAAGGAGATTTTGAAATTATTATGGTGAATGATGGATCTACAGATGAAAGCAGAAGTATCATTGAGAATTACATCAATAAAAATCCTGATCAAAATATTGCCTTAATAAACCAAGAGAATGGCGGTGTTTCTAAGGCCAGAAATGCAGCGATGAAAACTGCTACAGGTGATTACATTGCATTGTTAGATTCTGATGATGAATGGTATCCGAAGAAAACAGAAAGGCAAATTAGTGTTTTTGAAAGTGGTGATTTAGAGGTCGATTTTCTAGGTTCTCGCAGAAAAAATCATGAAATTCTTTATCCTTACAAAGCCGATAAAAACAAGCTTGCTCTCATCTCTTTCCGTAGATTAATGTTCAGAAATGAAACCCAACCATCTACTGTTATTTTTAAAAGAAAAATTCTGGAAAATACAGGTTATTTTGATGGAGAACAGAAATATGCTGAAGATTTAAACTACTGGTTAAAAATTTCAGAAAATAATAAAATGTATATTTTAGATGAAGAACTGGTTTTGGCTGGTGATGGGAAAAGGACTTTTGGTGTTGCTGGACTATCTGCAAATTTAAAAGAAATGGAAAAGGGTTTTCAGAAAAATCTTAGAGAGATGTTGCTTTCAAAAAGAATTACCGGCTTAGAATATTCTCTCTATTTTATTTTTTATAAATTAAAATATATGGTAAGGATAAGTCGTAATATATATTTAAAATTGCAGGGCAAATGA
- a CDS encoding aminoacyl-histidine dipeptidase, which translates to MELSQLEPQIIWKNFAALNSVPRPSKKEEKVIEFIKNFGEKLNLETTVDEVGNVIIKKPATAGMEDRKPIVMQSHLDMVCQKNSDVNFDFETQGIEMEVDGDWVKAKGTTLGADNGLGVASIMSVLESNDIAHPALEALFTIDEETGMTGAIGLKPGQLHGEILLNLDTEEDDEIDIGCAGGIDVTASQEYGLEDAKGQIVKIIVKGLQGGHSGMDIHKGFGNSNVLLGRLLYTGIENQNIQLISIDSGGLRNAIPREGNVVLSVRNSVEFIDHANTLKAELLEEFASIEKDLHINIETFSTEERAISEEDSKKIILALKAAHNGVYRMSPDVKDLVETSNNIARVELKNGKLQILNLSRSSVDSSKAAVAEQLKSVYELAGMKIEFSGSYPGWKPKPGSEIVQVMEKIYEKNFGEKPQVVACHAGLECGIIGANYPNMEMVSFGPTIRGAHSPEEKASIPSVQKYWGFLKEILANIPKK; encoded by the coding sequence ATGGAATTATCACAACTTGAACCGCAAATCATATGGAAGAATTTTGCAGCTTTGAATTCGGTTCCGCGTCCTTCAAAAAAGGAAGAAAAAGTAATCGAATTTATAAAAAACTTTGGGGAGAAACTCAACTTAGAAACTACCGTTGATGAAGTTGGAAATGTGATCATTAAGAAACCTGCAACTGCAGGTATGGAAGATCGTAAACCTATTGTGATGCAATCTCACCTTGACATGGTTTGTCAGAAAAACAGTGATGTAAATTTCGATTTTGAAACGCAGGGAATTGAGATGGAGGTTGACGGCGACTGGGTAAAAGCAAAAGGAACCACTTTAGGTGCGGACAATGGATTAGGCGTGGCTTCGATTATGAGCGTTTTAGAGAGTAATGATATTGCACATCCCGCATTGGAAGCTCTTTTCACGATAGATGAAGAAACAGGAATGACCGGTGCAATTGGTTTGAAACCTGGACAGCTGCACGGCGAAATATTATTAAACCTAGATACGGAGGAAGATGACGAAATCGATATCGGTTGCGCAGGCGGAATTGATGTTACGGCTTCTCAGGAGTACGGCTTAGAAGATGCAAAAGGGCAGATTGTAAAAATTATCGTGAAAGGTTTGCAGGGGGGACATTCCGGAATGGATATTCACAAAGGTTTCGGAAACTCAAATGTACTTTTAGGACGCCTTTTGTACACTGGTATAGAGAACCAAAACATCCAGTTGATCTCAATAGACAGCGGCGGTTTGCGAAATGCGATTCCGCGGGAAGGGAATGTGGTTTTATCCGTAAGAAATTCGGTAGAGTTTATTGATCATGCCAATACCTTAAAAGCTGAGTTACTGGAAGAGTTTGCTTCTATTGAAAAGGATTTGCACATCAATATAGAAACTTTTTCAACTGAGGAAAGAGCGATTTCTGAAGAAGATTCCAAGAAAATAATTTTAGCTTTAAAAGCTGCACACAACGGAGTTTACAGAATGTCGCCGGATGTAAAAGATTTGGTAGAAACATCAAATAACATCGCAAGAGTGGAATTGAAAAACGGAAAATTACAGATATTAAATCTCTCCAGATCTTCGGTTGATTCTTCTAAAGCTGCAGTTGCTGAACAATTGAAATCTGTTTATGAACTTGCAGGAATGAAGATTGAATTCAGCGGTTCTTATCCGGGCTGGAAACCTAAACCAGGTTCTGAAATTGTACAGGTCATGGAAAAAATCTACGAGAAGAATTTCGGTGAAAAACCACAGGTTGTGGCTTGCCACGCCGGTTTAGAATGTGGGATTATCGGTGCGAATTATCCTAATATGGAAATGGTGAGTTTCGGTCCGACGATTAGAGGTGCGCACTCTCCGGAAGAGAAAGCAAGTATTCCTTCAGTTCAGAAATATTGGGGATTCTTAAAAGAAATTTTAGCGAATATTCCGAAGAAATAA
- a CDS encoding glycosyltransferase family 2 protein, translating into MKLSIIIVNYNVTELLRNCLTSIEKFVQDINFEVVVIDNNSPDSSWKNLMTEFPRVQFIASEKNEGFAIANNKAVNTARGEYVLLLNPDTEFEGFYINEILEFADKNKDFGCLGIHMHDAAGNFLPESKRSVPDMFNSFEKLFTNFRKNNSKSYYRNDISEFEISEVEVVTGAFLLMKKALYIEVGGLDENYFMYGEDIDLCFTLLRREYKNWYYGKYSILHHKGESTVKDLKYLERFYGAMQIFVDKYYKDQKPFQHRIISAGLKLRHRMEKIKIK; encoded by the coding sequence ATGAAATTATCAATTATTATTGTTAATTATAACGTAACGGAATTACTAAGAAACTGCCTCACTTCAATAGAAAAATTTGTGCAAGACATTAATTTTGAAGTTGTAGTCATTGATAATAACTCTCCTGATTCCTCCTGGAAAAATCTGATGACTGAATTTCCTAGAGTGCAGTTTATCGCTTCGGAGAAAAACGAAGGATTTGCGATTGCTAATAACAAAGCAGTGAACACAGCTCGGGGTGAATATGTGTTACTTTTGAATCCCGATACCGAATTCGAGGGTTTTTACATAAACGAGATTCTTGAATTTGCTGATAAAAATAAAGATTTTGGTTGTTTGGGAATTCATATGCACGATGCTGCCGGAAACTTTCTTCCGGAAAGTAAACGTTCAGTTCCTGATATGTTTAATTCCTTTGAAAAACTCTTCACCAACTTCAGGAAAAATAATTCTAAATCTTATTACAGAAATGATATTAGTGAATTTGAAATATCCGAAGTAGAAGTAGTTACTGGAGCTTTTCTTTTGATGAAAAAAGCGCTTTATATAGAAGTCGGAGGACTGGATGAAAATTATTTTATGTATGGAGAAGATATTGATTTATGTTTCACATTATTGAGGAGAGAATATAAAAATTGGTATTATGGAAAATATTCAATTCTTCACCACAAAGGAGAGAGCACAGTAAAAGATTTAAAATATCTGGAGAGATTCTACGGTGCGATGCAGATTTTTGTAGACAAGTACTATAAAGATCAGAAGCCGTTTCAGCACCGGATTATTTCGGCCGGATTGAAACTACGTCATAGGATGGAGAAAATAAAAATAAAATAA
- the rlmH gene encoding 23S rRNA (pseudouridine(1915)-N(3))-methyltransferase RlmH, protein MRINLVCMGKTDDKGITNLITYYQKRLPKYWNFEIIEIPDVKNAKNLSPDLLKKEEGKLFLNHIDNSDTVVLMDEKGKQFTSREFAHKIENWMSSSVKRVSFIIGGAYGFSDEIYERANEKMSLSKMTFTHQMIRLFFIEQIYRSDQILQGKPYHND, encoded by the coding sequence ATGCGAATTAATTTAGTCTGTATGGGCAAAACCGATGATAAGGGAATTACAAATCTTATTACTTATTATCAAAAACGACTTCCTAAATACTGGAATTTTGAAATCATCGAAATTCCGGATGTTAAAAATGCTAAAAACCTAAGTCCAGATTTATTGAAAAAAGAGGAAGGAAAGTTATTTCTGAATCACATCGATAATTCTGACACTGTTGTTTTAATGGATGAAAAAGGAAAACAGTTTACCAGCCGCGAATTTGCCCATAAAATTGAAAACTGGATGAGCAGTTCGGTTAAAAGAGTTTCTTTTATTATTGGGGGCGCTTATGGTTTTTCAGATGAAATATATGAAAGAGCCAATGAAAAAATGTCTCTTTCAAAAATGACTTTTACCCATCAAATGATTCGTTTATTTTTTATTGAACAGATTTATCGCTCAGACCAAATCTTGCAGGGAAAACCCTATCACAATGATTAA